In the genome of Bacteroides mediterraneensis, the window AAATCTGCTGTATGTGAATTTTTCAAAGATGGAGCAGTTTTATCATTTCCTTCGTTTTGATAGCTTTTTGTTGCCTACGGATTTCAGGATGCCCAGCATTGACGGGTTCAAGCCCCGTTCTTCCGAGCATTATGAAGCCGGATGGAAGCATTTTCTGAAAGACGGACAGCTGGAGTTTTCCACCTACTACAAGACGAGGAGGAATGTGTTGGCCTTGCGGCCGGACACGTGGCTTGAAGATGGTTCGTGGCAACAGTGTCTGATGGCAGGAAGGGGAGACAGTTATGGGGTAAAAGGGTATTACTACCAGCAATGGAAACGCTGGACTTGGCAGCTTTCGTATGCGTATTCCCGGAGCCGGGAATGGTTTGGTGAGATGCCGGAAAGAGGAAAGATGCCCTCCTTGTACGATATACCTCATCAGTTGGCCGGAGCCGTTTCCTACCAGCTGACGAAGCGCTCCTCATTTTCCGTAGGGGGAACGTTGCGTTCGGGAAAGGTCATGCAGCTGGATGAAGATTTTGAGCTGTTGCCTGCCGAGGATTTCCGGAAAAGGCGCGAACCGCTCAACTATCGGGTGGATGTGGGGTATTCTTATCGGAAATCCTTGGGCGAAAAACTGCTCTTACTTCGCTTGGGAGTCTATAATCTGGTGGGCAATCCTTCGGAAGAAGACATTCTGAATTTTTATTCGGTGCATTGGCATAGTAATTGTCTGCCATACGGAAGCATCAGTTTTAAATTCTGAACGGTGACTCTTGTTCCATTCTTTGTCTTTTTGTGTGCATATTCAAACGATATTTGCTATTTTTGCACCATCTATAGATGGAACGATGAGTATAAAGGAATTGCAAGATATTTATGCCAAACATCCCAATACCATGGGTTTGGCTTCTTTGTGTAAGGATAAGAGTGTTAAAAATGTATTCTTGGAAGGGATGCACGGGTCGTGTGCCTCTTTGTTCGCTTCAGTATGTGTCAAGTCGATACCGGATATTCATGTGTTTATTCTGAACGACCTGGAGGAAGCGGGATATTTTTACCATGACATGGTACAGGTAAACGGAGATGCGGACATCCTGTTTTTTCCTTCTTCTTACCGTCGGGCTATCAAGTACGGGCAGAAAGATGCAGCCAACGAGATTCTTCGTACGGAGGTGCTGAGCCGTCTGGAACGGCAGGAGCCGGTGGCAGTGGTCACTTACCCGGAAGCCTTGGCCGAAAAAGTGGTATCCCGGAACCAGCTTTCCGCATCGACCTTGACATTGAAGGTGGGGCAGAAGGAAGATACCGGAAAGCTTATGGAAAAACTTTCCGGCTATGGTTTTGAACATGTGGACTATGTGTACGAGCCGGGACAGTTTGCCTTGCGAGGGAGTATCCTGGACGTATATTCCTTTGCGTCGGAATATCCTTATCGAATCGACTTCTTCGGTGATGAGATTGACAGCATCCGGACGTTTGAAGTCGAGACACAGCTGTCGAAAGAGAAAAAGGAGTCGGTGAGCATCGTGCCGGAACTGTCCACCTCGGAAGGTTCGGATATCTGTTTCTTGGACTTCGTTTCAAAAGATGCGATTCTTTGGGTAAAGGATTTGCTTTGGGTACGCGAACGTATTCAGGCGGTTCATGAAGAGACCGTATCGCCTCAGGCGTTGAAAGCCTACGAAGGAGAGCAGACAGAGCTGATGAATCTTTCCCGGAAACTGATTGACGGGGCTGAGTTTACGGTGTGTGCCTTGGAGTTTTTCCGGATTGATTTCGGGCATAAGGCCATAGGAACTCCTCAGGCACGGATGAAGTTTGAAACTTCTGTACAACCAATTTTTCATAAGAATTTTGATTTGGTATCCAGTTCCTTTACCGACTTCCTGCAACGGGGTTATTGTCTGTATATCTGTTCGGATAGTGCCAAACAGACGGAGCGATTGAAAGATATCTTTCAGGAAAGAGGAGACCGGATTACGTTTGAGCCGGTGGACCGTACGCTGCACGAGGGCTTTGTGGACCATACCCTTCGGATGTGTGTGTTTACAGACCATCAGATATTCGACCGTTTTCATAAATACAACCTCCGAAGTGACAAAGCCCGTAGCGGAAAGGTGGCGTTGTCACTGAAGGAACTGAACACGTTTGAACCGGGAGACTATGTGGTGCATATCGACCATGGTATCGGCCGTTTTGCGGGACTGGTGCGCATCCCGAACGGGAATACTACGCAGGAGGTCATCAAGCTGGTGTATCAGAATGACGACGTAGTGTTTGTGTCCATTCATTCGCTGCATAAAATCTCGAAATACAAAGGCAAGGAAGGCGAACAGCCGCGCATCAGCAAGCTGGGAACTGGTGCTTGGGAGAAAATCAAGGAACGGACGAAGACCAAGATTAAGGACATTGCCCGCGATTTGATTAAATTGTATTCGCAGCGTAAACAGGAAAAAGGATTTAAATATAGCCCCGACAGCTTCTTGCAGCACGAACTGGAGGCCAGCTTCCTATACGAGGATACGCCCGACCAGCTGAAGGCTACTCAAGACGTGAAGGCGGACATGGAGAGCGACAAGCCGATGGACCGTCTGGTGTGCGGGGACGTGGGCTTCGGAAAGACGGAGGTGGCCATCCGGGCAGCTTTCAAGGCAGTGGCCGACAACAAGCAGGTGGCGGTACTGGTACCGACTACGGTGTTGGCTTTCCAGCATTACCAAACGTTTAAGAAGCGTCTGGAGGGGATGCCTTGCAAGGTGGAATACTTGAGTCGCGCGCGGACTGCAAAAGATACCAGCCGCATCCTGAAGGAACTGGCCGAAGGAAGCATCAATATACTCATTGGTACGCACAAGATTATCGGGAAGAGTGTGAAGTTCAAGGATTTGGGATTGCTGATTATTGACGAGGAGCAGAAGTTCGGGGTGAGCGTGAAGGAGAAACTCCGTCAGATAAAGGTGAACGTGGATACATTGACTATGACGGCTACGCCGATTCCGCGTACGCTTCAGTTCTCACTGATGGGAGCCCGTGACTTGTCGGTTATCCAGACTCCGCCACCCAACCGATATCCGATTCAGACAGAAGTGCACACGTTTAATGAGGAAATCATTACCGAGGCCATCAACTTCGAAATGAGCCGTAACGGGCAGGTCTTTTTTGTGAACAACCGGATTCAGAATCTGGCGGAACTGAAGGCCATGATTCAGCGGAATATTCCGGACTGCCGGGTGTGCATCGGACACGGACAGATGCAGCCGGAGGAACTGGAAAAGATTATCTTCGATTTTGTCAACTATGACTACGATGTGCTGCTGGCTACGACTATCATTGAGAGTGGTATCGATATTCCCAATGCCAATACTATTATTATCAACCAGGCGCAGAACTTCGGATTGAGCGACCTGCATCAGATGCGGGGGCGTGTGGGACGAAGCAACAAGAAAGCTTTCTGCTACTTGCTGGCTCCTCCGTTGTCTTCACTGACACCGGAAGCCAAACGCCGTTTGCAGGCCATCGAGAATTTCAGTGACTTGGGTAGTGGTATTCACATTGCCATGCAGGATTTGGACATCCGTGGAGCCGGGAACATGCTGGGAGCTGAACAGAGCGGATTCATTGCCGACTTGGGATATGAAACTTATCAGAAGATTCTGAACGAGGCAGTGACCGAACTGAAAAACGAAGAATTTGCCGACTTGTATGCGGATGAAATCAAGGCCGGCGAAGAGAAAATCAGCGGCGAAGAGTTTGTGGATGAATGTACCGTGGAAAGTGACCTGGAGTTGCTGTTCCCGAATGAATACATTCCGAGCAGCAGTGAGCGTATGCTGTTGTACCGGGAGCTGGACAAGTTGGAACTGGACAAGGATGTGGAGGCGTTCAGGGCCCGATTGCTCGACCGCTTTGGAAAGATTCCTCCCGAAGGAGAAGAGTTGCTGCGCATTGTGCCGTTGAGGCGGCTGGCCAAGCGCCTCGGAGTGGAGAAAGTGGTGTTGAAAGCCCAGCGCATGACCCTCTTTTTTGTCAGCAACCTGGACAGTCCGTATTATCAGAGTATGGCTTTCGGAAAGATTATTTCTTATATGTCCAAGAACCCTCGTTACTGCAATTTGCGGGAACAGAACGGACGCCGGAGCATGGTGGTTTCCAAGGTGACCAACGTGAAAGATGCAGTCAGTATCCTGCAGGAAATTGTCAGCCTGGAAGGAGAAAAGGCTCAGTAGGCCCCGGTTGTCTCAATTGGGTGACAGTGGGATTGCATTTCTGTTTCAGTAAGCTTGAGGTGCTCCTTTTTCGGGGCAGAAGGAAAGGACCGGGAGGGATAATTGGCTATTTTTATGCCTCAAACTAAAAAAGGCTTATGAGAAAAACAGGATGGATACTGCCGTTTCTGGTTTTCCCTTTGTGCATGCAGGGGCAGACGGCACGTGAAGAGATTGATGAGAATCCGGCACTGGCGGGAGGAAAATACTATGCCTATGAGGTACCCGATGTGCAACTTACACCTGCTCCCGCGGGTTATACTCCTTTTTATATATCGATGTTCGCCCGTCATGGTTCGCGTTATCTGACGAAGGAGAAGAAATATACCCAGCCTTTGTCGCTTCTCCTTGCAGCGGATGAGGCCGGGGTGCTGACTGCAGACGGAAAGCGGGCATTGAAGGTGGTGGCTGCTTTGGCTCAGGAAGCCGAAGCACGTTATGGCGAGCTGACGCCGAAAGGGGCGCGGCAACATCGGGAGCTGATAGACCGGATGTACCGGCATTATCCGGAGGTATTCAGTGACGGAGCACATGTGGATGCACGTTCTACCTATAAAACACGGGCCTTTCTTTCCATGGCAGCCGGTTGTGTGGAATTGAAGGGGTTGAACCCCAAGCTGCACATCACCACGCAGTCCAGTGAGGCAGATGCCTATTATATAAAGTACAAGAATCCTTTGTATGAAGCGCAGCATCTGGAGAACAGTGACTCGGTGTATCGTGTGGCAGATAGCGTGTATGTGCATCCGGCACGCTTGATGAAACAGCTGTTTCGTGATTCTTCTTACGTAGAGACTCATATCCAGCCGGTGAAGTTGATGACAGACTTGTTTGAGTTACATGGCATCAGCCAAAGCAGTGACCGTCAGCCTGATTTGTCTTTTCTGTTCACTTCGCAGGAACGGTATGACTTGTGGCAGCGCAACAACTTTGAATGGTATTATGAGAAAGGAGCTTCCCCATTGAGTGACGGCTGCATGTACAAGCTCGAAAAAAATCTGTTGAAAAATTTTATCGAAACAGCCGATACCGTGATTGCTTCCCGAAAGAATGGAGTGACGTTGCGTTATGGACATGACACGAACCTGGCTCCTCTGGCGGTACTGATGGCCATCAATGACTTACAGGCTTCCACGGCGGACTGGCAGCACGTTGCGGATACGTACCGTACCTATCGCATCATTCCGATGTGTGGAAATGTGCAACTGATATTCTACCGTAAGAAAGGGGTGAAAGAGGTGCTGGTCAAGGTGCTGTTGAACGAACGCGAGGTGAAGCTGCCGCTTCACAGTGAGATGGCTCCTTATTATGCTTGGAAAGACGTTCGGAGTTACTGGAAAAAAGTGGTGGAAAGTATTCAGCTTCCGGCGCAGGTGAAGTAACCTGGAGGTATTATACATATTGTAAGGAGAGGTATTCCTTTTTGAAAGGGATACCTCTTTTTTTATGCACGTATCTCTTGCCTAAATGTAACAAAAAAGAAATTTCTATGCAATACGGATGAAAATGGGATGGGATACTTTTGCGGCAAATAAGAAAAGCAAATGAAAGCAAGTATCGTTTTGGCATTGTTGTCACTGATGTCTGCAAGTGTGCAGGCCAGTGTGGTAAAAGGAAAGATTAAGGATGCACAGACAGGAGAGGAAATTATCGGTGCATCGGTAATGGTAAAAGAAGAGCCCGGAAAGGGAGCTGTTACGGGGTTGGACGGTAGTTTTAATCTGTCTGTCAATCGGGATAAATATACATTGGTCTGTTCTTATGTGGGATACAAAAAATATGAGGTGACTATCACCCCAGACAAGAAAGAAATCGTGATTCCGTTGAAAACCGATGACGTGGCACTGGATGAAGTCGTGGTGGTGGCCTCCAATCCGGGAAGAACGGAAGCTGGGGCACGCGGCATTGAACGTCAGGCGATGAATGTGGTCAACGTGATGAGTGCCAAGGCCATCGAACTTTCTCCGGATATCACGGTAGCGAATGTGATTCAACGTATGTCGGGCGTGACCATTGAGCGGAACAGTAGTGGAGAAGGCCAGTATGCGATTCTGCGTGGTATGGACAAGCGTTACAATTATACCTTGATTAATGGGGTGAAGATTCCGAGTCCGGACAACAAGAACCGTTTCGTGCCGCTGGATATTTTCCCGTCGGAGATGCTCGACCGTCTGGAAGTAACCAAATCGCTGACCGCCAATATGGAAGGTGATGGAATCGGAGGAGCAGTCAACCTGATTATGAAGGATGCGCCTACGGAACGGCAGTTTACCGTGAATTTGTCGACCGGTTACAATGCCATGTATTTCGGCCGTGACTTCCAGTCGTTCAACCACGGGGCCATTGTCAAACAGTCGCCTTATGAACAGATGGGTATGCCGGAAGATAACCGGGTGACCATGGATAATTTCACAACCGACAACTTACGGATGAGTTGGAAAAAGCCCTTGCCGGATCTGACTGCCGGAATTTCTTATGGCGACCGTTTCTTTCAGAACAAGCTGGGCGTGATGCTGGCCGGCAGTTTCCTGAATACCTATCGTGGTAAGGAAAGCCAGTTGTATTATCAGCCGGGCACCACTCACAACGGCATTGAGTATCGTAATTACTCTTCCCAGCAGACCCGTATCGGGGCGCATGCTAAACTGGACTATTTCATTAACGAACATCATAAGCTGACCTGGTATAATGGTTACATGGATATGCGTGAAGCAGAAGTGCGCGACGGACATGACGACAAGGAAGGGGCAGTACGTATGAAGTGGAACCATCAGTATATCATCAACTCAACCTTGAAAGGTGAACATTCCTTTTTGGACGATGGGGCGCTTCGCCTGAACTGGTCGGCCGTTATCTCGAAAGCCTACAGTGAGACTCCGGATAATACGGAAATTTTCTTGCAAGGCACACACGTACAGACTTCTGGAGCAGCTACCCGGCGTTGGGAACACAATTCGGATAAAGATAAGGCGGGATATGTGGACTTGATGTACAAACTGAAATTGGACGGTGGTTCTGTCTTTGATTTCTCCGTAGGAGGTATGTATCGCGACAAAAAACGTGACAGCTTTTTCAATGAATATACCTTTAACTCGGCGACGGGAGTGAAAGATCCGCAATATCAGGGGGAAGACTGGAATAACTATGATGAGATTTTGTTTACTCCCTTGAAATACGGTAACATCAGTGACCCGTTGAACTACGATGCTTCTGAAAAGATTGGCGCAGGCTACGGAATGGTGAAATATACCTATCGGAAATGGGAGTTCATTGCGGGAGTACGTGTGGAACATA includes:
- a CDS encoding histidine-type phosphatase; protein product: MRKTGWILPFLVFPLCMQGQTAREEIDENPALAGGKYYAYEVPDVQLTPAPAGYTPFYISMFARHGSRYLTKEKKYTQPLSLLLAADEAGVLTADGKRALKVVAALAQEAEARYGELTPKGARQHRELIDRMYRHYPEVFSDGAHVDARSTYKTRAFLSMAAGCVELKGLNPKLHITTQSSEADAYYIKYKNPLYEAQHLENSDSVYRVADSVYVHPARLMKQLFRDSSYVETHIQPVKLMTDLFELHGISQSSDRQPDLSFLFTSQERYDLWQRNNFEWYYEKGASPLSDGCMYKLEKNLLKNFIETADTVIASRKNGVTLRYGHDTNLAPLAVLMAINDLQASTADWQHVADTYRTYRIIPMCGNVQLIFYRKKGVKEVLVKVLLNEREVKLPLHSEMAPYYAWKDVRSYWKKVVESIQLPAQVK
- a CDS encoding TonB-dependent receptor domain-containing protein; the protein is MKASIVLALLSLMSASVQASVVKGKIKDAQTGEEIIGASVMVKEEPGKGAVTGLDGSFNLSVNRDKYTLVCSYVGYKKYEVTITPDKKEIVIPLKTDDVALDEVVVVASNPGRTEAGARGIERQAMNVVNVMSAKAIELSPDITVANVIQRMSGVTIERNSSGEGQYAILRGMDKRYNYTLINGVKIPSPDNKNRFVPLDIFPSEMLDRLEVTKSLTANMEGDGIGGAVNLIMKDAPTERQFTVNLSTGYNAMYFGRDFQSFNHGAIVKQSPYEQMGMPEDNRVTMDNFTTDNLRMSWKKPLPDLTAGISYGDRFFQNKLGVMLAGSFLNTYRGKESQLYYQPGTTHNGIEYRNYSSQQTRIGAHAKLDYFINEHHKLTWYNGYMDMREAEVRDGHDDKEGAVRMKWNHQYIINSTLKGEHSFLDDGALRLNWSAVISKAYSETPDNTEIFLQGTHVQTSGAATRRWEHNSDKDKAGYVDLMYKLKLDGGSVFDFSVGGMYRDKKRDSFFNEYTFNSATGVKDPQYQGEDWNNYDEILFTPLKYGNISDPLNYDASEKIGAGYGMVKYTYRKWEFIAGVRVEHTNQGYVLKFPTENEDPEGNQKYTDMLPSFHAKYGVHKNANLRFSYARSINRPSFFEIVPYSIINEDYKEKGNPDLKHTVADNIDLRYEYFPKSSEQFMVGMFYKRLQNPIEYGLLNEGQDTYYKPMNFGDATNLGVEVDIMKYFNWFGIKANYTYTHSTITTEKRIMDGNDVKSISQTRPLFGQAAHVANLSLLFKSTKYGWEGQIAGSYTGKRLSDISNWYNDDIWEDGYMQLDASVEKSFKNGISIFAKASNLLDTPLLRFIQKGPQTASVTSERKDGNVIERKEWHGQSFMLGIRYKL
- the mfd gene encoding transcription-repair coupling factor, producing the protein MSIKELQDIYAKHPNTMGLASLCKDKSVKNVFLEGMHGSCASLFASVCVKSIPDIHVFILNDLEEAGYFYHDMVQVNGDADILFFPSSYRRAIKYGQKDAANEILRTEVLSRLERQEPVAVVTYPEALAEKVVSRNQLSASTLTLKVGQKEDTGKLMEKLSGYGFEHVDYVYEPGQFALRGSILDVYSFASEYPYRIDFFGDEIDSIRTFEVETQLSKEKKESVSIVPELSTSEGSDICFLDFVSKDAILWVKDLLWVRERIQAVHEETVSPQALKAYEGEQTELMNLSRKLIDGAEFTVCALEFFRIDFGHKAIGTPQARMKFETSVQPIFHKNFDLVSSSFTDFLQRGYCLYICSDSAKQTERLKDIFQERGDRITFEPVDRTLHEGFVDHTLRMCVFTDHQIFDRFHKYNLRSDKARSGKVALSLKELNTFEPGDYVVHIDHGIGRFAGLVRIPNGNTTQEVIKLVYQNDDVVFVSIHSLHKISKYKGKEGEQPRISKLGTGAWEKIKERTKTKIKDIARDLIKLYSQRKQEKGFKYSPDSFLQHELEASFLYEDTPDQLKATQDVKADMESDKPMDRLVCGDVGFGKTEVAIRAAFKAVADNKQVAVLVPTTVLAFQHYQTFKKRLEGMPCKVEYLSRARTAKDTSRILKELAEGSINILIGTHKIIGKSVKFKDLGLLIIDEEQKFGVSVKEKLRQIKVNVDTLTMTATPIPRTLQFSLMGARDLSVIQTPPPNRYPIQTEVHTFNEEIITEAINFEMSRNGQVFFVNNRIQNLAELKAMIQRNIPDCRVCIGHGQMQPEELEKIIFDFVNYDYDVLLATTIIESGIDIPNANTIIINQAQNFGLSDLHQMRGRVGRSNKKAFCYLLAPPLSSLTPEAKRRLQAIENFSDLGSGIHIAMQDLDIRGAGNMLGAEQSGFIADLGYETYQKILNEAVTELKNEEFADLYADEIKAGEEKISGEEFVDECTVESDLELLFPNEYIPSSSERMLLYRELDKLELDKDVEAFRARLLDRFGKIPPEGEELLRIVPLRRLAKRLGVEKVVLKAQRMTLFFVSNLDSPYYQSMAFGKIISYMSKNPRYCNLREQNGRRSMVVSKVTNVKDAVSILQEIVSLEGEKAQ